The following are encoded together in the Vicia villosa cultivar HV-30 ecotype Madison, WI unplaced genomic scaffold, Vvil1.0 ctg.003570F_1_1, whole genome shotgun sequence genome:
- the LOC131641195 gene encoding (+)-neomenthol dehydrogenase-like, translating into MEESTKRTAVVTGGNRGIGFSICKQLSSNGLKVVLTARDEKKGLEAVGKLKELALCGEVVFHQLDVTDSASIASFVEFITNQFGKLDILVNNAAIVGAHIDGKALASLGVVVDPSQVDWTNIFFENYVLAEKSLRTNYYGTKEFTKALVPLLYCSTSPKIVNVSSSMGRLEIMPNGRPKEVLSDILNLSEEKIDEILNEFLKDYKEGSLEAKGWPTYNSAYIVSKVGLNAYTRIMADKYPSFCVNAICPGYVKTDMNHGNGVLTSDEGAEPIVRLALLQDDNTSGLFFSRGEKTSF; encoded by the exons ATGGAAGAATCAACAAAAAG GACTGCAGTTGTGACAGGAGGCAATAGGGGAATTGGATTTTCAATATGCAAACAATTGTCTTCTAATGGCCTCAAAGTTGTGTTGACAGCGAGAGATGAGAAAAAGGGTCTTGAAGCTGTTGGGAAACTCAAAGAGCTTGCACTTTGTGGTGAAGTGGTTTTTCATCAACTTGATGTTACAGATTCtgcaagtattgcatcatttgtagAATTCATTACAAACCAATTTGGTAAGCTGGATATCTTG GTAAACAATGCTGCAATTGTAGGAGCACATATAGATGGAAAGGCTTTAGCTTCCCTAGGTGTTGTG GTAGATCCTAGCCAAGTTGATTGGACAAACATATTTTTTGAAAACTATGTATTAGCTGagaaaagccttagaacaaactATTATGGAACCAAAGAATTTACCAAAGCTCTTGTTCCTCTTCTTTATTGTTCCACCTCCCCAAAAATTGTTAACGTTTCTTCATCTATGGGAAGATTAGAG ATTATGCCGAATGGGCGACCGAAAGAAGTACTAAGTGATATCCTAAATTTATCCGAAgaaaaaattgatgaaattttgaatgaATTTCTTAAGGATTATAAGGAGGGTTCACTAGAAGCCAAAGGTTGGCCAACATATAACTCAGCGTATATTGTTTCGAAAGTTGGTCTTAATGCGTACACAAGAATTATGGCCGATAAGTATCCTTCTTTTTGCGTAAATGCTATTTGTCCTGGTTATGTGAAAACTGATATGAATCATGGTAATGGTGTTCTAACTTCTGATGAAGGTGCTGAACCTATTGTGAGATTGGCATTACTACAAGATGATAATACTTCTGGTCTATTTTTTTCTCGTGGTGAAAAGACATCATTTTGA